In Acidimicrobiia bacterium, one DNA window encodes the following:
- a CDS encoding response regulator transcription factor, which translates to MSTVLIAEDDEGVRTALSRALKFEGYDVVLAFDGAEALEAVGTAEPDVIVLDIMMPHIDGLTACRRMRSKGIQTPILMLTARQDVSDRVAGLDAGADDYLPKPYALEELLARLRALLRRNEPVEGDNDELSYDSLTMNLSTRVVKRGDHELDLTKTEFDLLELLLSNSEIVLTRDVIYDRIWGYDFETSSNSLDVYIGYLRRKTEDNDAGRLIHTVRGVGYVLRS; encoded by the coding sequence ATGAGTACCGTCCTGATCGCTGAAGATGATGAAGGCGTTCGTACCGCGCTGTCAAGAGCCCTGAAGTTCGAGGGTTACGACGTGGTGCTTGCGTTCGATGGCGCCGAGGCCCTCGAGGCGGTCGGCACTGCCGAGCCAGACGTCATCGTGCTCGACATCATGATGCCCCATATTGACGGACTCACCGCATGTCGGCGGATGCGTTCGAAAGGCATCCAAACGCCGATCCTCATGTTGACCGCCCGCCAGGACGTCTCCGATCGTGTGGCCGGCCTCGACGCAGGCGCGGACGACTATTTGCCCAAGCCATACGCGCTTGAAGAGCTCCTCGCCCGCCTACGCGCCCTCTTGCGGCGGAACGAGCCGGTGGAGGGAGACAACGACGAACTCAGCTATGACTCCCTCACCATGAACCTGTCCACCCGCGTCGTCAAGCGTGGCGACCATGAACTGGACCTGACCAAGACCGAATTCGACCTCCTCGAACTGCTCTTGAGCAATTCTGAGATCGTTCTGACCCGCGATGTCATCTACGACCGGATCTGGGGCTACGACTTCGAGACCTCATCGAATTCGCTTGACGTATATATCGGCTATCTCAGACGAAAGACCGAAGACAACGACGCCGGCCGGCTCATCCACACCGTACGCGGTGTGGGCTACGTCCTGCGCTCATGA